In Myxocyprinus asiaticus isolate MX2 ecotype Aquarium Trade chromosome 27, UBuf_Myxa_2, whole genome shotgun sequence, the DNA window TGCCTTGCATTTCCTTATTCATGTCAGGCCGCAGActgcagagacagagagatgcGAAGGAGTAACATTTTTTGTCTGTACATTGtgtaaaggttaaaatatggAATATCGTTAGTGACGAATAACTGACATTGTTGAAGAAGCCAAGTTGGTGTCTTCATCCTTTAGTCTGCCATCCAGTGCAAGACCATGTTTCTCTTTGTTGTTGGCCAGCAGAGGAGTGAGTCTATATTCCTTCTCAAAGGTGGAGTTAGCATCAATTTGGTCCCTGTTACAAAATATGGGTTTAAAAGCATACTTTACAACTTCTAAAGTGTCCTggaaatgaaaatattaaaatcagaaatgttctattataaaaaaaatataacccATGCATGGAATTATTTCATTCATTCTTGTGCTTGAGCTCTGTTTAGCATTATTTGTTAAATACTCAATATAAATAATGCTTAAAATAAAAGGAATACAATTTTTCAAATTCAATGCAAATTTCTTTGCTCTCACCCAAATTCTTCATTCAGGACACATTTGTTGTATTTGTCCGCTGAGTATAGCACAACATCTGTAATTTGGTCAACTAAAACACAATATTAACTAAATTAATCCTGGGTcattgtggcaaaaaaaaaaaaaaaaaaaaaaaaaaaaaaaaaagagaaagatatAAAAGGAAACACACATAGACTTCTACCTAGAGACATTACTTAATCATTCTTAAATTGCATATGAAGGATGAAGGATGAGGTTTTCTTTTAAAACCAACTAATAACAAAACTTCATTTGACATTGTTTGCACATACTCGTGATTTTGACTTTCTTTACTACTTTACTGGTCTCATtgttcactttcactttaacagaAATTGGATCACCATGGTAGTAGAGCTGAAAGTGAGAAAACAGCAGTTAATAAACTTAGTTAACTTGATGTGTCAATCTAATGAAAAGAGAAGCAGAACTGCATATGGTAAAAAAGTCACTAATTGATACCTAATTGATTTCAATGCAAATGATTTGTAACGGACATTTGAAACAGTGTACCTCCTTCTCCATTGAGGCTTCCAGGTGCATTGGTTTGTCTGCAGTTATAAATTGTTTATTGATATCAGCCTTGGGTCCAGCTGCCAGCTTATCTGGTGCATATTGGATTTTGCGGATAATCAAACGACAAGTGTCTCTATGAAGAGCCATTGGTATAGATATTGGAGTTAGAGAATATTCATGCTTTTCTTCTGATAGTTTGTAAGTTATttaagttaaaaaatatatagtgcATACTTCTTTTCAACTTTCTCATCTAGGTTGTCTGCCTCATTGGAGATATATGCTTTCACTTCATAGTCAACCCCACAAGCCTGCAGAAGTAAAACACAAGATATTACAGAGAGCCAgatgtctatttgtgtgtgtttgtctttgtgtgtgttagtgccaCTGTACCTTGCCAGCATCTTCTGGTGCTGGTTGAAGGGACACTGAGCACGGAAGATTTATGGGGATCTGAGAAAAATCAAGAGAGATACAAGGACATCCTTGATCACAGATATTATCACTCAGCATAAGAGTATAGGCAGGGGCAGATTTAGGCAcgggcgacatgggcagctgcCCGGTGAGGCATCTTCCCAGGGGTGGAACGATGTGCCCACCATCCACTGTCCATATCATCTCCAACCACCCACAACCCCAAGTGACAACCAGGGGAATGGTGAATGGGGGTGCTGAAGGGAGTTTCGGAGTATAGGTATAAGTgcattcaacatgatcacatgggaaatctgTGTCTTAGTTCAGAATGTTTTGGCACTGAAATTCAGACCTGATGTGTCGAATTCCGAAAGTGCCAACATTCTGCAAATGTTTATGCCCCAAAAATCAGCCATGTCATATCCATTTTGATATTCAACTAGTGATACACTATATTTGCAAAGAAGTAAGTGAAAGAAGGCTGTTTTGGTCCCCCTAATGTTGGGGTTAAgtgttaggtttgggttaggtggacctactgtagttccagcttcagccactagtTCAGTGCAGTTTGGAAAATTCAGAAAGCATAGactgattttagcagacaaaacatttgACATCCGGTCACTGTGAGATTCAATTTAATTTGCTGATTTACCTCAAAAGTAAAGGGGTGCCCTTGATCCCCAGCTTTCTTCAGAAGCGCATCCTGCATCGGTGTGTTGGGGGGATTGCTTGCTGCAGGTGGATATATCTGAATGCGCTTTACCCAGATGTCTTTCCTGAAGGAAACTCCAATCACATCCAAATCCTCTTTGCCATAGCGGAAAGCACATGCAAGCTGTACCCACACTAGAAAGAAATTAAAACAATCTAAATAAAGTGTCTGCGTTAATTTACAGACAATGTTTcatactataataacaatatgatTAAATCATACCTTTCCTTCCATTAAGACCTGAAGGATCAATCTTGAGCACTCCATCTGAGAATGATATTACAAGTCTTAGAAataagaaaatgtatatatatatatatatatatatatatatatatatatatatatatatatatatatatatgtgtgtgtgtgtgtgtgtgtgtgtgtgtatgtgatttaatggtttttgaaaaacatttcacaGTCTTGAGGAATGGTAATAAGATTCATCCTAAAGCAGGACCTACCAACAGCATCAACACTGTCCACATGGTCCACAAAGTCTCTCCTGCCCAAATAGAGGCAAAGCTGTAATAAAAGATTATTGAAATGATTATCATATGTGCTTGTGTCTTTAAAAGATATGGCATGCATATGTCGAGCAGATGATGAGTAATGTAAATATTGGGAGATGCAAGTGGTATCATGGGAGCCTTACCGAACCATTGCCACTTGTCTTCTTATAGACCCTGAAGAAGAAACATACAGACCCATGTAAATTCATGTCTTACAATCATTGATATAACCTCAAATTACTATATGAAAGGCACGGGATAAGAAGAGTGGTAATTATCAACAAAACAGGGATATTGACCTCACAGGTCAATTTCACTGTTCATATCCCTGTGATTTCAACACAAATCAGAAAATATCCTCTGATTTAAAGACCACAACCAGCACTGTCCTGCTAAAGACTAAAGTCTACAGCTTTTCCACCTCTGCTGCTTAAAGTCCGGATTAGTGGCATGTTCTTTAATTTGGACTCCTCCACTCAACATTACTTTATATGAGTCCCACCTGAAACTAACATATTCTGAAACAACCAACACCACATACTCTTTACTGAAGATCATGCCCAGTTCCTAGACCAAATGTCTTGCTCTATTGAATATTTTCAATTACAGCTATTCTAAGAATAGAAGCATGTAGTCCATGCAAAATTAGAGGTAGTTAATATTAGAAAGGTGATTGTAGGTCCCACAGTTAAATAAGCAAAATATAATGTTTAGCTTTACACATCACTGTACTAATGTGTTCTGCTTGGACTCTTTAAAATGCCTgtacagtaaataaaattaattccaTCCTTTTGATAGATCAATCTCTGTTGCTTTTGTATGATATGACTCATTAGTAGTGACATGTGATTAGTTATCCGCATATGCTAAGCTTTGAACTGTTACTTTTAAACTCTTGTAGAAATCCAGTTAATCCACTCTAAAAGGGATTTATTATAATCTGGTAATCCAGTGGGATTGAAGACCAAAAAGACACTCTACAGATTTAATACTAATAGGCAACAGAGTGAAGGAGTATTACAAGAAGCCTGCTTAGCCTAAATAGGTGTCATAAATATAACTGACTAGTCTGTCACGTAAGAAATGTACACAGTTTGTAAATTTTTAGGGGGTATGTGCTTTAATGCCTTTTAgttgtctttatgacttttgaAATGTCTATTTGTCTCTTGCACTAATACTTGAAATATTTGATACCATTTATATACATGAACTTACTTTGCCATGGTTATGGAAAATCAGCTGAAGTTTTctgcaattaaaagtgaaatgatGAGATTAAATGGTCGGCCAGTAGAGGGCAGTGATTTGATTTACCAACATTTAAAAGTACCAACATCCTGCCATGGACTGAGTACAATGTTTGGAAAACCATTTATGTCTGTGTGTTATCCTGCTGAGATTTCAATCTCTAGGGCTTATCTGGGAAGAGAAGATTAACATTACGATAGTCTGCTCCATAATCTTCCACAGAAGCTGCACTCAGGATTATCTGTTTGTGTCTCTGTGGATGAGGCC includes these proteins:
- the LOC127417874 gene encoding arrestin-C-like isoform X3, with amino-acid sequence MAKVYKKTSGNGSLCLYLGRRDFVDHVDSVDAVDGVLKIDPSGLNGRKVWVQLACAFRYGKEDLDVIGVSFRKDIWVKRIQIYPPAASNPPNTPMQDALLKKAGDQGHPFTFEIPINLPCSVSLQPAPEDAGKACGVDYEVKAYISNEADNLDEKVEKKDTCRLIIRKIQYAPDKLAAGPKADINKQFITADKPMHLEASMEKELYYHGDPISVKVKVNNETSKVVKKVKITIDQITDVVLYSADKYNKCVLNEEFGDQIDANSTFEKEYRLTPLLANNKEKHGLALDGRLKDEDTNLASSTILRPDMNKEMQGIMVSYKIKVTLMMGGGLLGSLTSSDVVAELPLVLMSPKPADV
- the LOC127417874 gene encoding arrestin-C-like isoform X2 → MAKVYKKTSGNGSLCLYLGRRDFVDHVDSVDAVDGVLKIDPSGLNGRKVWVQLACAFRYGKEDLDVIGVSFRKDIWVKRIQIYPPAASNPPNTPMQDALLKKAGDQGHPFTFEIPINLPCSVSLQPAPEDAGKACGVDYEVKAYISNEADNLDEKVEKKDTCRLIIRKIQYAPDKLAAGPKADINKQFITADKPMHLEASMEKELYYHGDPISVKVKVNNETSKVVKKVKITIDQITDVVLYSADKYNKCVLNEEFGDQIDANSTFEKEYRLTPLLANNKEKHGLALDGRLKDEDTNLASSTILRPDMNKEMQGIMVSYKIKVTLMMGGGLLGSLTSSDVVAELPLVLMSPKPAGLI
- the LOC127417874 gene encoding arrestin-C-like isoform X1, producing MAKVYKKTSGNGSLCLYLGRRDFVDHVDSVDAVDGVLKIDPSGLNGRKVWVQLACAFRYGKEDLDVIGVSFRKDIWVKRIQIYPPAASNPPNTPMQDALLKKAGDQGHPFTFEIPINLPCSVSLQPAPEDAGKACGVDYEVKAYISNEADNLDEKVEKKDTCRLIIRKIQYAPDKLAAGPKADINKQFITADKPMHLEASMEKELYYHGDPISVKVKVNNETSKVVKKVKITIDQITDVVLYSADKYNKCVLNEEFGDQIDANSTFEKEYRLTPLLANNKEKHGLALDGRLKDEDTNLASSTILRPDMNKEMQGIMVSYKIKVTLMMGGGLLGSLTSSDVVAELPLVLMSPKPAGEVSNLLHLK